A region of Polyangiaceae bacterium DNA encodes the following proteins:
- a CDS encoding response regulator transcription factor — MSLRVLLIDDDARLSDLLAGYLAQHGVSLSHARDGALGLSKLEADSFDAVLLDVMMPGIDGLEVLKRLRQKTKLPVIMLTARGDESDRVVGLELGADDYIPKPFSPRELLARLRAVLRRAQPDAIGERVGAQGIVAEVEARRATVDGREVELTGIEFDILVALLRRAGRVVPRGALLGEAGRGDVAVGERTVDVHISRLRKKIGDDPKSPQRIKTVRGIGYVLPREVP, encoded by the coding sequence ATGTCGCTCCGAGTCCTGCTCATCGACGACGACGCGCGTCTCTCGGACCTACTGGCCGGCTACCTGGCTCAGCACGGCGTGTCGCTGAGCCACGCGCGTGACGGCGCCTTGGGGCTCTCCAAGCTCGAGGCTGACAGCTTCGACGCCGTGCTCCTGGACGTGATGATGCCTGGCATCGACGGCCTGGAGGTGCTGAAGAGGCTCCGGCAGAAGACCAAGCTGCCGGTGATCATGCTGACCGCTCGCGGCGACGAGTCGGATCGTGTGGTCGGCCTCGAGCTCGGGGCCGACGACTACATTCCGAAGCCCTTCAGTCCGCGCGAGCTGCTCGCGCGGCTGCGCGCGGTGCTGAGGCGCGCGCAGCCCGACGCCATCGGCGAGCGGGTCGGCGCGCAGGGCATCGTCGCCGAGGTCGAGGCGCGACGCGCCACGGTGGATGGCCGTGAGGTGGAGCTCACCGGGATCGAGTTCGACATCTTGGTCGCGCTCTTGCGGCGTGCCGGTCGCGTCGTGCCGCGTGGCGCGCTGCTCGGGGAAGCAGGTCGGGGTGACGTGGCGGTGGGGGAGCGCACGGTAGACGTGCACATCTCCCGCTTGCGCAAGAAGATCGGGGACGACCCCAAGAGCCCCCAGCGCATCAAGACGGTTCGGGGCATCGGCTACGTGTTGCCGCGCGAGGTGCCGTGA
- a CDS encoding peptide chain release factor 3 has protein sequence MADLKTEVSRRRTFAIISHPDAGKTTLTEKLLLFGGAIQLAGAVKARGEQRRAHSDWMKVEQERGISVTVSAMTFEYRTGTFNLLDTPGHQDFSEDTYRTLTAVDSAVMVIDAAKGIEAQTLKLFEVCRLRDVPIITFINKLDRDARDPFELMSEIEERLALDVTPASWPIGMGRDFLGCYDLFQERLLLVEKGSERAGGDVRECRGLDDPLLDRELPEHAVKALREEVEMARGLCPRFDLEAYRGGHMTPVFFGSALNNFGVRELIEGLLRLAPAPRPQKTTTRLVEPTEDQVSGFVFKIQANMDPKHRDRIAFLRLCSGHFQRGMKLQHVRSGKQMTLHNPVLFLARDRELAEEAFAGDIIGIPNHGTLRIGDALTEGEPLQFTGIPSFAPELLQSVRPADPMRAKHLNRALEQLAEEGAARVFKPHFGSNFIVGVVGSLQFDVLSDRIRTEYDIPVHFEGTQLFTARWVDAADPQLMKRFTETNRAAMAEDHTGHPVFLARNSWHLETTQKDWPDVHFAKTKEQAV, from the coding sequence ATGGCCGACCTCAAGACCGAAGTCTCCCGGCGACGCACCTTCGCCATCATCTCTCATCCGGACGCCGGCAAGACCACGTTGACGGAGAAGCTCCTGCTCTTCGGCGGAGCGATTCAGCTGGCGGGCGCGGTGAAGGCCCGCGGCGAACAGCGCCGCGCACACTCGGACTGGATGAAGGTCGAGCAGGAACGCGGAATCTCGGTGACCGTGTCCGCCATGACGTTCGAGTACCGGACGGGCACCTTCAACCTGCTGGACACCCCGGGCCACCAGGATTTCAGCGAGGACACCTACCGCACCCTGACCGCGGTCGACTCGGCTGTGATGGTCATCGACGCCGCCAAGGGCATCGAAGCGCAGACGCTGAAGCTGTTCGAGGTGTGCCGCCTGCGCGACGTCCCCATCATCACCTTCATCAACAAGCTCGACCGCGACGCCCGCGATCCATTCGAGCTGATGAGCGAGATCGAGGAGCGGCTGGCCCTCGACGTCACCCCGGCCAGCTGGCCCATCGGCATGGGGCGGGACTTCTTGGGCTGTTACGACCTCTTCCAGGAGCGCCTGCTCCTGGTCGAGAAGGGCTCGGAGCGCGCCGGCGGCGACGTGCGCGAGTGCCGCGGCCTCGACGACCCGCTGCTCGATCGCGAGCTACCGGAGCACGCCGTGAAGGCGCTGCGCGAGGAGGTCGAGATGGCCCGCGGGCTCTGCCCGCGCTTCGACCTCGAGGCCTATCGGGGCGGGCACATGACGCCGGTCTTCTTCGGCAGCGCGCTGAACAACTTCGGCGTGCGCGAGCTGATCGAGGGGCTGCTCCGCCTCGCCCCCGCTCCGCGCCCGCAGAAGACGACCACCCGGTTGGTCGAACCGACGGAGGACCAGGTCTCCGGCTTCGTCTTCAAGATCCAGGCGAACATGGACCCGAAGCACCGCGATCGCATCGCGTTCCTCAGGCTCTGCTCGGGCCACTTCCAGCGTGGCATGAAGCTCCAGCACGTTCGCAGCGGCAAGCAGATGACCTTGCACAACCCGGTGCTGTTCCTGGCCCGCGATCGCGAGCTCGCCGAGGAGGCCTTCGCCGGCGACATCATCGGCATCCCGAACCACGGGACCCTGCGCATCGGCGACGCGCTGACCGAAGGCGAGCCGCTGCAGTTCACGGGCATCCCGAGCTTCGCGCCGGAGCTGCTCCAGTCGGTGCGCCCCGCCGACCCGATGCGGGCCAAGCACTTGAATCGTGCCCTCGAGCAGCTGGCCGAAGAGGGCGCCGCTCGCGTGTTCAAGCCTCACTTCGGCTCGAATTTCATCGTCGGCGTGGTGGGCTCGCTGCAGTTCGACGTGCTCTCCGATCGAATCCGCACCGAGTACGACATTCCGGTGCACTTCGAGGGCACGCAGCTCTTCACCGCGCGCTGGGTGGATGCGGCAGATCCTCAGCTCATGAAGCGCTTCACGGAGACTAACCGCGCGGCCATGGCCGAGGACCACACCGGCCACCCGGTGTTCCTGGCGCGCAACAGCTGGCACCTCGAGACCACTCAAAAGGACTGGCCCGACGTGCACTTCGCGAAGACCAAGGAGCAGGCGGTCTGA
- a CDS encoding serine/threonine protein kinase, with protein sequence MSSQGVQRGSGAGSDDPPSGVTTVAGPYRPGEIIDEKYILIRKIGEGGMGAVWIAHNSVLDVHCAVKLIEAGSKQVAERLLDEARAAARLGHSAIVRVLDYGETGRGDPFIAMELLDGEDLAQLMERQGRLPAVEAVQMLLPIGHALAAAHAKGIVHRDVKPENIFLARDEVASTQPKLLDFGIVRVEHSNRRLTIDGSVLGTPDYMSPEQARGEEINGQTDLWSFGVVLYELICGRRPFDGDNYNALMYAIINAEPQSLTERGVADEELSAIVQRALRKSQEERWPSMRDLGEELALWLESKGVTEDITGTSLRRSWLADTESKRIELPPYVRDSLRSAAGERVTQSAPRSSRDFSTEEAHTLSGGKHVSEQSLAAIAELHAEGDPEELLRRAARRRSVAVVLGLVVVVVGGVLGVLIGTGILVP encoded by the coding sequence ATGAGCTCCCAAGGTGTACAGCGCGGGTCGGGCGCCGGCAGCGACGACCCGCCGTCCGGGGTCACGACCGTCGCAGGTCCGTACCGTCCCGGTGAAATCATCGACGAGAAATACATCCTGATCCGCAAGATCGGCGAGGGCGGCATGGGGGCCGTCTGGATAGCGCACAACAGCGTGCTGGACGTGCACTGCGCCGTGAAGTTGATCGAAGCGGGCTCGAAGCAGGTCGCCGAGCGCTTGCTGGACGAGGCTCGTGCCGCCGCGCGCCTGGGCCACTCGGCCATCGTCCGCGTGCTCGACTACGGCGAGACCGGCCGGGGCGACCCCTTCATCGCGATGGAGCTCCTGGATGGTGAGGATCTGGCCCAGCTGATGGAGCGGCAGGGCCGCCTGCCCGCCGTCGAGGCGGTGCAGATGCTCCTGCCCATCGGCCACGCGCTGGCCGCGGCCCACGCCAAGGGCATCGTGCACCGGGACGTCAAGCCCGAGAACATCTTCCTGGCGCGGGACGAGGTGGCGTCCACCCAACCGAAGCTCCTCGACTTCGGCATCGTGCGCGTGGAGCACAGCAACCGCCGCTTGACCATCGACGGCTCCGTGCTCGGTACCCCGGACTACATGTCGCCGGAGCAGGCTCGTGGCGAGGAAATCAACGGGCAGACCGACCTCTGGAGCTTCGGCGTGGTGCTCTACGAGCTGATCTGCGGGCGCCGGCCCTTCGACGGGGACAACTACAACGCGCTGATGTACGCCATCATCAACGCCGAGCCGCAGAGTCTGACCGAGCGCGGCGTCGCCGACGAGGAGCTGTCGGCGATCGTTCAGCGCGCCCTGCGCAAGAGTCAGGAGGAGCGCTGGCCGAGCATGCGCGATCTGGGCGAAGAGCTCGCGCTGTGGCTCGAGAGCAAGGGCGTGACGGAGGACATCACCGGCACCTCGCTGCGCCGCAGTTGGTTGGCGGACACGGAGAGCAAGCGTATCGAGCTGCCGCCCTACGTGCGCGACTCGCTGCGCTCGGCGGCTGGTGAACGCGTCACGCAGTCCGCACCGCGTTCTTCCCGAGATTTCTCCACGGAAGAGGCGCACACGCTGAGCGGTGGCAAACACGTCAGCGAGCAGAGCCTGGCGGCCATCGCCGAGCTTCACGCCGAGGGTGACCCTGAGGAGCTCTTGCGTCGTGCCGCCCGGCGGCGCAGCGTCGCCGTGGTGCTCGGACTGGTCGTGGTGGTGGTCGGCGGCGTGCTCGGCGTGCTGATCGGCACGGGGATCCTCGTGCCGTAG
- a CDS encoding periplasmic heavy metal sensor yields the protein MFGFLLGTACLVGLIWVLRGPARFGGCRRWDSHRHRDPGERRGFGGRAFQRWLFERLDTTPGQERVIRAAVDDLIDSAHAARRDLDASRKDVARAFRGDSFDAEAMGEAFAKHDSAMAALRRTAIESLARAHEALDEGQRQRLAELIESGMGRRWQGPYRSYA from the coding sequence ATGTTCGGATTTCTGCTGGGAACGGCCTGTCTGGTCGGGCTGATCTGGGTCCTCCGGGGGCCCGCGCGCTTCGGCGGCTGCCGCCGCTGGGACTCTCATCGCCACCGCGACCCGGGCGAACGGCGGGGCTTCGGCGGGCGTGCCTTCCAGCGCTGGCTGTTCGAGCGGCTGGACACCACGCCGGGGCAGGAGCGGGTGATTCGAGCGGCGGTCGACGATCTGATCGACAGCGCCCACGCCGCGCGCCGGGACCTGGACGCCTCCCGCAAGGACGTGGCGCGCGCCTTCCGTGGCGACTCGTTCGACGCCGAGGCGATGGGTGAAGCGTTCGCCAAGCACGACTCCGCCATGGCGGCTCTGCGCCGGACCGCAATCGAGAGCCTGGCCCGGGCTCACGAGGCCCTCGACGAGGGCCAGCGCCAGCGGCTCGCCGAGCTGATCGAGTCGGGCATGGGCCGGCGCTGGCAGGGGCCGTATCGCAGCTACGCCTGA
- a CDS encoding HAMP domain-containing histidine kinase — protein sequence MRGVRHYVRSRLHRRLFLWFGASIFVTGLVVAAAAHLLLGGADGGWRRTVERGRSFIGNQLAESWDDPARRDALARSVVRDLGMSIVLLDARGELIGAYGEPCPRPDVEAPVRRQERLLGNAKLCFAKRERRAGLPFFLLLGLAALSLWGASGMIARRLVRPLGELVRVADEIGRGNLGARVVLRRNKVGEIGDLADAINEMASRIERQMADQRELLAGVSHEIRSPLARLRVLSELAREQQGKVGEDIEREVLEIDSLVGQLLASSRLDFGALERRDLDARELAERCLERAGLSAGVLDFRSEETALSGDPTLLARALTNLLENAKEHAGGVATLVVSRQADAWVFSVEDGGPGFAEQDLVRAFDKFVRGEKSAGSSLGLGLSLVRRIAEAHGGRAWAENRRGGGARVAFSVPLRAPASLG from the coding sequence GTGAGAGGCGTCCGGCACTACGTCCGGTCCCGCCTGCACCGGCGACTGTTCCTTTGGTTCGGCGCTTCCATCTTCGTGACCGGGCTGGTGGTCGCGGCGGCGGCGCACCTCTTGCTCGGCGGGGCGGACGGCGGTTGGCGCCGCACCGTCGAGCGCGGTCGGAGCTTCATCGGCAATCAGCTGGCCGAGAGCTGGGACGATCCGGCGCGCCGCGACGCTCTGGCCCGCTCGGTCGTGCGCGACCTGGGCATGAGCATCGTGCTCTTGGACGCCCGCGGCGAGCTGATCGGGGCGTATGGCGAGCCTTGCCCGCGGCCCGACGTCGAGGCGCCTGTGCGCCGGCAAGAGCGCCTGCTCGGCAACGCCAAGCTGTGCTTCGCCAAGCGCGAACGGCGCGCCGGGCTGCCGTTCTTCTTGCTCCTCGGCCTGGCGGCGCTCTCGCTCTGGGGCGCATCCGGCATGATCGCGCGCCGCCTCGTGCGCCCGCTCGGGGAGCTGGTGCGGGTGGCGGACGAGATCGGCCGCGGCAACCTGGGAGCCCGCGTCGTCCTGCGCCGGAACAAGGTCGGCGAGATCGGCGATCTGGCGGATGCCATCAACGAGATGGCGAGCCGCATCGAGCGGCAGATGGCCGATCAGCGCGAGCTGCTTGCGGGGGTGAGCCACGAGATCCGCTCGCCCCTCGCGCGCCTCAGGGTTCTGTCGGAGCTCGCCCGGGAGCAGCAGGGCAAGGTCGGCGAGGACATCGAGCGCGAGGTGCTGGAGATCGACTCGCTGGTCGGTCAGCTCCTCGCGAGCTCCCGCCTCGACTTCGGCGCGCTGGAGCGACGCGACCTCGACGCGCGCGAGCTCGCGGAGAGGTGCCTCGAGCGAGCGGGCCTCTCCGCGGGCGTGCTGGACTTCCGGTCCGAGGAGACAGCCCTCTCCGGCGACCCCACGCTGCTGGCGCGCGCGTTGACCAACCTGCTCGAGAACGCCAAGGAGCACGCTGGGGGCGTCGCCACCCTGGTCGTCTCGCGGCAGGCGGATGCTTGGGTGTTCTCCGTCGAAGACGGCGGTCCCGGCTTCGCGGAGCAGGATCTGGTCCGCGCCTTCGACAAGTTCGTCCGAGGCGAGAAGAGCGCGGGCTCGTCGCTCGGGCTCGGGCTGTCGCTGGTGCGGCGCATCGCCGAGGCACACGGGGGGCGCGCCTGGGCCGAGAACCGCCGCGGGGGCGGTGCACGGGTGGCCTTCAGCGTGCCGCTCCGCGCGCCCGCCTCACTCGGGTAG